The genomic interval AACACGCCGGCAGCCACGGCCAACGGACTTCGAGGGCATCTCCGGCCTTTCGCTGGTCGCACCGAACGAGATGCCGGACTATCACCGACTTCAGAAGGATGAGGTCTGGACCCTGCTCGGAGCGGGGATCTCCCGCATGAGCCGCGCGGACCGCCGTGCTCAGAGAGGAGACCAAATGTCCTACCCACTCGGCACCAGAGCCCGAACCGGCGAGGTCTGTCCGGTGTCCGGCGTATGGAAGTCGCTCGACACCCCGAGCACCACGGCACCAATCGCCAAGGGGAATCGGATGCCGCCCCACAACAGCGTGGCAGTCACATGGGAGTTGACCCGCTTCGCCTGATCACAGTCCCCGCCTGGCGTCCGCGAAGGAACCTGTCCGAACGGCTCTCCAGGCGGGGATGCTTACAGTGAGGGCCCAAGCTGGCCGCGAGAGCGGAATCAGCATGCTAAGTTGGCTCTGACAACTGAATTGAAGGTCGTTACCTCGGACGAGGCCGCAAAGGCTTCATAAGTAGGAACGGCATACCGCACCTGCACTCATCGGCTGCGACCTTCCACGAGAGAAGGGTCGAACGATGAGTTCTTCTGTTTTTGATGAGTTGCCCGCGGATGGGCGCTTGCGCACCAAGGCCCACCTTGAAGCGTGTCACGCCACGGTACGCGCAGCTAGCCCGCGGTGGTGCGCCAAGGACGCCGACTTTGAGGGCGTAGCCGATGAGGTGGTCGTATCAACCGTGCGCAGCTTCGATCCGAAGCTCGGCGACTTCGCACCACACCTCTTCGCCCGTGCATCGAACCGCGTTGCCCGCAGCCTGAGTCGGCAGATGCCAGTCTTCGAACGCTCACGCACGAGGGAGTCCATCGATGGCCTGGCGCCCAGCGTTCTCGATGATGTCCGCTACGCGGCCCCCGGAGCTGACGAGGAGTTGGCATCCGCGGACGAGTTCACTGTGCATGACTTCTTCGATGGGCTGCCGAAACCGCTCGAGGCGGTCGCCCGACTTCTCTATGCCGGATCGACTCAGGCCGCCGCGGCGGAGCAACTAGGTCTATCGCCGAAGGCAGTCAGTCGACTGGTCGCCCGCCTCAGGCCAATTGCCGCCTCTCATTTTGGCCGCCCCGATCTCCTTGCCGCGTAGCCCCCAGTTCACCTACCTTAAGGATACCAAATGTCACGCGATACCGCGAGTAAAGCCCACAAGCGCCAACTTGATTATGTGTCCGGTTTGCCGGGCGAGGAGGGCAAGCTCGACCTCATCGTTGCGCAGGCCTTCGTACGGTCGATCCGAGATCTTGGCTACCGGAGTGCCGCCACAGCGCTCGATGAGTTGATCGACAATTCGATTGAGGCTGGGGCGGCGAACGTCCACGTAGCGCTAGGCTTCAATGGTAAATCGGATGCTAAACCAACCCAGATTGCTGTTCTTGATGATGGCTTTGGCATGGTTCCCGGGATGGTTGCCGCAAGCGCCCAATGGGGTGGGACGGACCGTGAAGGCAGCCGCAACCTCTTCGGTCGCTATGGATACGGGTTGCCGAGCGCCTCGGTGAGTCAGGGGAAGCGCTTCTCCGTGCTCTCGCGCATCGATTCGGGGACGTTCTACGGCGTGACTCTCGATGTGGAAGAGATCGGCAAGGCGAAGACTGGCAGCCGAGTTCTGATGCCGGAAGCCGCAACCCAAGAGCTCCCTCAATGGATTCAGATGCACGCCGAAGAAGCCTTCCCTGGTGGTATGGATGCTGTTCGCACCGTCATCGTCTGGGACAAGCTCGACCGCATCACCTGGAAGACGGCTAGTTCATTGGAGCAGAACCTGCTCCAACACTTCGGCCTTGTCTACCGCGGGTTTCTTCGACAGACCGCGATCTCGGTCAACCGAAAGGTGGTCGAGCCTATCGACCCCTTGTTCATCACGCCTGGTTATCGCCTCTACGATGTCGATGATGACCGAGCGGAGGCTCTGCCCCCACTCGCCCTAGAGGTCCCGGACGATAACGGAAAGCTGCTCGGCACCGTCACCTTGCGGATCTCATACATGCCACCGGGATTTCTGTCGAAGGACAAATCCAAGAAGGCTACTGGCAAAAACCAGAACGCGCGGTTCGGGGTTCGCAAGGACAACAACGGTTTCATCATCTGCCGTAACGGCCGGCAGATTGACACGGTCACCAAGAACAAGCTCACGACCTTCGTCAACAATGATCGCTACATCGGGCTAGAGCTCGACTTCCCAGCGGCCCTTGACGAAGAGTTTGGTGTCACCACAGCAAAACAACAGATCACGATCTCGGATCGCGTCCTCGATCGGCTACAACAGGCCGGCTTCCTTCGGATCATGGAGCAGCTGCGCAAACGCGTGAAGGAGGAGGTTGCAGATACGGTCACCACGATTGAGGGATCGGACAGCGTGGCGAGCGCCTCTGAGGCAGTCATGGCGGAGGTGTCCGACCTCGTCCGCCAGCGGCCTCCGTCCCCCGAGGCGGAAGAGATCGCCCGCGAGAATCTTGATCGTGAGATTGAGCGGGTTGCGAAGGAGGAGGGTCTCCCTGAGGCGCTGGTCAGGGATGCACATGAGGAGGCGGCGGCTGCGCGCCCCTTTCGGGTGCACCGAGAGAGCGTTGCCGATGCCCCCTTCTACCGGGTCGAGCAGCGTGGTGGACAGTTCATCCTGATCTTGAACACGGCCCACCGATTCTTCACGGACGTGTACGCGGTCGTGGAGGGGCTCGAAGGGGCCAGGATCCGCGCATCGCTTGACTTGCTGCTGTTCATCCTCGGACAATGCGAGTTGGACGCCAACACCCAGGGTCAGATCTGGTATCAGAGCGAGCGTATCGAGTGGTCCCGCCGTCTGAACGCGGCGTTGACCCTGCTCGAGGATCATCTCGATCTCCTCATCGATGAGCCAGACACGCTGCTCGACTCCGAGTAGCGTCCTCCTCGAACGAGACGAGTGCCGTCCGACCCCGGCTCGCGCTCGCGCCTAGCCTGCCTTGCAGTTCGGCGTCACGAACTGCCTCGACCGCCCAGGCAAGCGAAGGTACAGGAGCATGGTCAATCTCAGCGAGCTGCGCCGCATGGTGATCGGCGAGCTGATGGCGGCGGGCTTCGAGTCGAGCGGGGGCCTTCTCGTCCCGCCAGCCGACAGCGACAAGCAGAGCATCCGTGCGCTTCATCAAGCTCAACGCTCTCAGGTACTTGCAAAGGCGGCCAACTTCATCGAGACCTGGGAGAATCGGGTTCTCGGCTCCTTCGCGGATGGCGATGAAGTCGACCCAGAGCAAATAAATCCGGCCGTTGTACAGGTAACGACAGAGGAGGAGGCCGCTATATTTCGGTATGCTTCGCTCCATTGGTCTGTACCTGTCTCGCAAGGTTACGGCCGGCGAACGCGCTTCCTGATTATGGATCAGTCGAATGGGAAACTCATTGGTATCTTCGCTCTCGGAGATCCCGTGTTCAATCTCAAGGTCCGGGATGATCTTATTGGCTGGGGACCCGAGCAGCGTAAGAGGCGTCTGTACAACGTCTTCGATGCGTTCGTTCTAGGCGCCGTGGAGCCCTATCGTCAGCTAATTGGCGGGAAGCTTGCAGCGTTGTGTGCCGTCAGTGATGAAACCCGGATTTTCCTAAAGGAGAAGTACGATGGTACTCGCACCATCATCGATCAGCAGGTGAAGATCGCCACTCCCGTTCTCATCACGACCACATCGGCGCTCGGTCGCTCCTCTGTCTACAACAGGCTTACTTTCGGCGACCGCAAGGTCCTGCAGCCAATCGGTTTTACGGAAGGCTTCGGACACTTCCAGTTCTCGGATGACGTCTTCACCGAACTTGTTGAGCTGGCGAGGCGGGATGACCCGCGGCGCGGCAATGAGTACGGTGATGGGCCCAACTGGAAGATGCGGACGATCCGGAGCTCGCTGCAGAAGCTTGGCTTGTCCGGAAACCTCCTCAAGCACGGGATCAAGCGGGAGGTGTTCATCGCGCCGCTCTCGTTTGGATGGCGGGCATTTCTACGTGGTGAGACAGATGTGATCAGGCCGGTTGCCTACCCACTCGGAGACATTTCCCGTTATTACAGCGAGCGCTGGGCGATCCCCCGTGCTCAGCGGATGCCAGGATTCAGGTCCTGGGATCACCATGGCATGCGGCTGTCTTCGCAAATGGTGACGCTGCGCCGCTAGCCACAGGGCTGCAGAACGGATGCGAGACTGCCGATCATAATGCGAACGATGTCGAAATCGCTCCGAGCTTGACCTCGCCGATCGACCGCCGCCGCGGCCTACGTTGTGGGCGCGGCCAGCCCCTTCACCAGCTCCCCCGCATCCACCTCGAGCGCCTCGGCCAGCTTGAGGATGTTGTGCAACGAGATGTTGCGCTGACCACGCTCGGTTTGTCCGATCATCGTCCAGTGCAGCTGTGCCCTGGCTGCCAGCGCCTCCTGGCTCAGCCCGAGCTCCTGCCGGCGGGCGCGGACGCGCTCCCCGAAGGCCTTGGTAGCAGGTGACAGCGGAGGAGCCATGGCAAGCCCCAACGACATACGCCCCATGGGTCAACATCCAGAGAACATATGTCCCAACTGTTTGCATCCTGGTACGCTCAGGCTCGGACAGCAGGCGCTCTGTCTGCCCGGGCTGAGGGGAGGTGGCACCGTGAGCGGTGGCGGCAACGGCTAGTTGATGGCCGACTCTGAACCCGCGCAGGCGTGCACCCACGAGTCCG from Acidimicrobiales bacterium carries:
- a CDS encoding helix-turn-helix transcriptional regulator, whose protein sequence is MAPPLSPATKAFGERVRARRQELGLSQEALAARAQLHWTMIGQTERGQRNISLHNILKLAEALEVDAGELVKGLAAPTT
- a CDS encoding sigma-70 family RNA polymerase sigma factor; the protein is MSSSVFDELPADGRLRTKAHLEACHATVRAASPRWCAKDADFEGVADEVVVSTVRSFDPKLGDFAPHLFARASNRVARSLSRQMPVFERSRTRESIDGLAPSVLDDVRYAAPGADEELASADEFTVHDFFDGLPKPLEAVARLLYAGSTQAAAAEQLGLSPKAVSRLVARLRPIAASHFGRPDLLAA
- a CDS encoding ATP-binding protein is translated as MSRDTASKAHKRQLDYVSGLPGEEGKLDLIVAQAFVRSIRDLGYRSAATALDELIDNSIEAGAANVHVALGFNGKSDAKPTQIAVLDDGFGMVPGMVAASAQWGGTDREGSRNLFGRYGYGLPSASVSQGKRFSVLSRIDSGTFYGVTLDVEEIGKAKTGSRVLMPEAATQELPQWIQMHAEEAFPGGMDAVRTVIVWDKLDRITWKTASSLEQNLLQHFGLVYRGFLRQTAISVNRKVVEPIDPLFITPGYRLYDVDDDRAEALPPLALEVPDDNGKLLGTVTLRISYMPPGFLSKDKSKKATGKNQNARFGVRKDNNGFIICRNGRQIDTVTKNKLTTFVNNDRYIGLELDFPAALDEEFGVTTAKQQITISDRVLDRLQQAGFLRIMEQLRKRVKEEVADTVTTIEGSDSVASASEAVMAEVSDLVRQRPPSPEAEEIARENLDREIERVAKEEGLPEALVRDAHEEAAAARPFRVHRESVADAPFYRVEQRGGQFILILNTAHRFFTDVYAVVEGLEGARIRASLDLLLFILGQCELDANTQGQIWYQSERIEWSRRLNAALTLLEDHLDLLIDEPDTLLDSE
- a CDS encoding Druantia anti-phage system protein DruA; translation: MVNLSELRRMVIGELMAAGFESSGGLLVPPADSDKQSIRALHQAQRSQVLAKAANFIETWENRVLGSFADGDEVDPEQINPAVVQVTTEEEAAIFRYASLHWSVPVSQGYGRRTRFLIMDQSNGKLIGIFALGDPVFNLKVRDDLIGWGPEQRKRRLYNVFDAFVLGAVEPYRQLIGGKLAALCAVSDETRIFLKEKYDGTRTIIDQQVKIATPVLITTTSALGRSSVYNRLTFGDRKVLQPIGFTEGFGHFQFSDDVFTELVELARRDDPRRGNEYGDGPNWKMRTIRSSLQKLGLSGNLLKHGIKREVFIAPLSFGWRAFLRGETDVIRPVAYPLGDISRYYSERWAIPRAQRMPGFRSWDHHGMRLSSQMVTLRR